Proteins from a genomic interval of Microbacterium esteraromaticum:
- a CDS encoding TIGR04028 family ABC transporter substrate-binding protein translates to MNRRIVRATAVALPLVMMAGLAACSSSPAPADVAASDGEPVTGGTLTYLEHQTYTNLYPPQAGFYPNGGIVGNIAARLTWQDPETLEIEPWVASGWEVNADATEYTFDLRDDVTFSDGTPVDAAAVKKNFDTYGLGDADRGLTVSEAINNYASSEVIDDDTVVFRFSAPSPGFLQATSTINSGLLSPETLDGTIEDFGAGNAEDIIGAGPFTIGGEKLGTEYTLTAREDYDWAPESVPNQGRAYLDAVRVIVTPEDSVRIGSLLSGQADYVRYVQAFDEARVAQAGIELYAPQTRGVNNNLSLRFTNPLLSDIRVRQALVAATDAQEVVDTLFSENYPVATSALSSSATGYKDESAHYVHDEKKAAELLDDAGWERGADGIREKDGERLALTIFESKPQPQSKQTLELVAQQWRAVGVELNVKPGDAGSRAADILDPLKTPVSQDMVGRSDLDVIKSEYHTENRNVLLSNDAELDRLLEVVASEADTDKRIAASQAVQDYLAEQAYVIPLFEEPQVYGAAPHVRGIDYESVGRPSFFGVWLQEH, encoded by the coding sequence ATGAACCGTCGCATCGTCCGCGCCACAGCCGTCGCACTGCCGCTCGTCATGATGGCTGGCCTGGCCGCATGCTCGTCGTCACCGGCCCCCGCCGACGTCGCCGCCTCCGACGGGGAGCCGGTCACGGGCGGAACGCTCACCTACCTTGAGCACCAGACGTACACGAACCTGTACCCGCCGCAGGCGGGTTTCTACCCGAACGGCGGCATCGTGGGCAACATCGCCGCACGGTTGACCTGGCAGGACCCCGAGACGCTCGAGATCGAGCCGTGGGTCGCCAGTGGTTGGGAGGTGAACGCCGACGCCACCGAGTACACCTTCGACCTGCGCGATGACGTCACCTTCTCGGACGGCACGCCCGTCGACGCCGCCGCCGTGAAGAAGAACTTCGACACGTACGGCCTCGGTGACGCCGACCGCGGCCTGACCGTGTCAGAGGCGATCAACAACTACGCGAGCAGTGAGGTGATCGACGACGACACCGTCGTCTTCCGCTTCTCGGCCCCGTCGCCCGGCTTCCTGCAGGCGACGTCGACGATCAACTCGGGACTGCTCTCGCCCGAGACTCTCGACGGCACCATCGAGGACTTCGGCGCCGGCAACGCCGAAGACATCATCGGAGCCGGTCCCTTCACCATCGGCGGCGAGAAGCTCGGCACCGAATACACCCTCACGGCCCGCGAGGACTACGACTGGGCGCCCGAGAGCGTGCCGAACCAGGGCCGCGCGTACCTCGACGCCGTCCGCGTCATCGTCACCCCCGAGGACTCGGTGCGCATCGGATCGCTGCTCTCGGGGCAGGCCGATTACGTGCGCTACGTGCAGGCCTTCGACGAGGCACGGGTCGCCCAGGCCGGAATCGAGCTGTATGCACCGCAGACCCGCGGGGTCAACAACAACCTCTCGCTGCGGTTCACCAACCCGCTGCTCTCAGACATCCGGGTGCGGCAGGCGCTCGTGGCGGCGACGGACGCCCAAGAGGTCGTCGACACGCTCTTCAGCGAGAACTATCCCGTGGCGACCTCGGCGCTGTCGTCGTCTGCGACGGGGTACAAGGACGAGTCGGCGCACTACGTCCACGACGAGAAGAAGGCGGCCGAACTGCTCGACGACGCAGGGTGGGAGCGGGGCGCGGACGGCATCCGAGAGAAGGACGGCGAACGGCTGGCACTGACCATCTTCGAGTCCAAGCCGCAGCCGCAGTCCAAGCAGACGCTCGAGCTGGTCGCGCAGCAGTGGCGGGCCGTCGGCGTCGAGCTCAACGTCAAGCCCGGCGACGCCGGCAGCCGCGCCGCCGACATCCTCGACCCGCTCAAGACGCCGGTCTCGCAGGACATGGTCGGCCGAAGCGACCTCGACGTGATCAAGAGCGAGTACCACACCGAGAACCGCAACGTGCTGCTCTCGAACGACGCCGAACTCGACCGGCTGCTGGAGGTGGTGGCCTCCGAGGCCGACACCGACAAGCGCATCGCCGCTTCGCAGGCGGTACAGGACTACCTCGCCGAGCAGGCGTACGTGATCCCGCTGTTCGAAGAGCCGCAGGTCTACGGTGCGGCACCCCACGTGCGTGGCATCGACTACGAGTCGGTCGGGCGCCCCTCGTTCTTCGGCGTGTGGCTCCAGGAGCACTGA
- a CDS encoding DUF4166 domain-containing protein, with protein MEHVPHSPYLRALGGHRGALHPALRTYFAATPRGQVGVGEGTFSRVGTPKRWLWPVLRMLQRHGVVHAGWHHDVPFTIRNLSVAGRVVSERTLHLPEGDWTMTDSVSAGAHGRVLDQLGEPVTLSAVFDVSVDEDALALRSRRVGIRLGRVRVRLPRLIAPVVRLRESAEKQAGNQRVALTVDMPLIGRIYEYEGVFTYRIERVA; from the coding sequence ATGGAACACGTTCCGCATTCACCGTACCTGCGGGCTTTGGGCGGGCACCGCGGGGCGTTGCATCCCGCTCTGCGCACGTACTTCGCGGCGACGCCCCGCGGTCAGGTGGGCGTCGGTGAGGGAACCTTCTCACGCGTGGGCACGCCCAAGCGGTGGCTGTGGCCGGTGCTGCGCATGCTGCAGCGTCACGGTGTCGTGCACGCCGGCTGGCATCACGATGTGCCGTTCACGATCCGCAACCTCAGCGTCGCCGGCCGGGTGGTCAGCGAGCGCACGCTGCATCTGCCCGAGGGCGACTGGACGATGACCGACTCGGTCTCGGCCGGCGCGCATGGTCGCGTGCTCGATCAACTCGGTGAGCCCGTGACGCTCTCGGCGGTGTTCGACGTGTCGGTCGATGAGGATGCGCTGGCGCTGCGCAGCCGCAGGGTGGGCATCCGTCTGGGCCGCGTGCGTGTGCGTCTTCCCCGTCTGATCGCCCCGGTGGTGCGGTTGCGCGAGAGCGCCGAGAAGCAGGCCGGCAACCAACGCGTCGCGCTCACCGTCGATATGCCGCTGATCGGGCGCATCTACGAGTACGAGGGCGTCTTCACCTACCGCATCGAGCGCGTCGCATGA
- a CDS encoding ABC transporter permease: protein MSAPVLHTSESAEPNATRGRNEQADAIVNAASVASDAPRRRRRVPSPTLVLAIAVVSIAVLWAIVPGVFAPGDPLSGVPAQKLLPPSAEHWFGTDILGRDLYGRVVHGAEQSLSGALIAVTVGLTLGGIIGLLAGTIGGLLDDILMRIVDVLLAIPGLLLSLSVIILLGFGTVNAALAVGLGSVAVFARLMRSEVVRVRRTDYVEAALGSGATLLTVLRRHVLPNSLTPVLALAALQFGTAILAIATLGFLGYGAPPPTPEWGLLIAEGRNYVATSWWLTALPGLVVVAVVLSANRISHSLGRNAS, encoded by the coding sequence ATGAGCGCCCCCGTGCTGCACACGTCCGAGAGCGCGGAACCGAACGCGACCCGCGGCCGCAACGAGCAGGCGGATGCCATCGTGAACGCCGCGTCCGTGGCATCCGATGCGCCCCGCCGGCGGCGTCGGGTGCCCTCGCCGACGTTGGTCCTCGCGATCGCCGTCGTCTCGATCGCCGTGCTGTGGGCGATCGTGCCGGGTGTCTTCGCCCCCGGCGACCCCCTCAGCGGGGTGCCGGCGCAGAAACTGCTGCCGCCGAGCGCCGAGCACTGGTTCGGCACCGACATCCTCGGGCGGGACCTGTACGGCCGCGTCGTCCACGGTGCCGAGCAGTCGCTCTCGGGCGCATTGATCGCCGTGACCGTCGGCCTGACTCTCGGCGGCATCATCGGCCTGCTCGCCGGCACCATCGGCGGACTCCTCGACGACATCCTCATGCGCATCGTCGACGTGCTGCTCGCGATCCCCGGCCTTCTGCTGTCGCTGTCGGTGATCATCCTGCTCGGATTCGGCACCGTGAACGCCGCGCTCGCCGTGGGCCTCGGCAGCGTGGCGGTGTTCGCACGGCTGATGAGGTCCGAGGTCGTCAGGGTGCGCCGCACCGACTACGTCGAAGCCGCCCTCGGCAGCGGCGCCACACTCCTCACCGTGCTGCGCCGGCACGTGCTGCCCAACTCGCTCACACCGGTGCTGGCGTTGGCCGCACTGCAGTTCGGCACGGCGATCCTCGCGATCGCCACGCTGGGCTTCCTCGGCTACGGCGCTCCGCCGCCGACCCCCGAATGGGGGCTGCTCATCGCCGAGGGACGCAACTACGTCGCCACCTCGTGGTGGCTCACCGCGCTGCCGGGACTTGTCGTGGTGGCCGTCGTGCTCAGCGCCAATCGGATCAGCCACAGCCTGGGAAGGAACGCCTCATGA
- a CDS encoding O-acetylhomoserine aminocarboxypropyltransferase/cysteine synthase family protein, which yields MTTLDAPTGFATAQVQAGYAASAAVGAVPPIHQTAAYEFSSLAEAADLFALRKAGIIYSRNANPTQQILEERVALLEGGVSAVAVASGQAAVAVTLLALAHRGGHIVAAHQLYGGTIDLLQETLDDFGIGVTFVDQDDLDAWRDAITPQTRVVFAETVANPIAQVLDIRAVADIAHEAGVPLVIDSTVGTPHLIRPGEHGADFVVHSATKFLSGHGSSLGGVVVDLGTFDFGADAARWPQFTGPYSRFGDMVLWDRFGQGQAFAALVKSKYVHDLGPSISPFNAWQILQGIETLDLRVGRQSATAQRVAEHLAAHPAVSAVHHPGLPGSPWHPLAERYLPRGVPSVFSFDLAGPQDETSFDRVAEVFGALRVFRLVANIGDARSLVAHPASMTHGHLTADQRAAAGISLTTIRVSAGLEDPADLIADLDRALALT from the coding sequence ATGACCACTCTCGATGCGCCGACGGGTTTCGCCACGGCACAGGTGCAGGCCGGCTATGCGGCATCCGCTGCCGTGGGCGCCGTGCCGCCGATTCATCAGACGGCGGCGTACGAGTTCTCGTCGCTGGCCGAGGCGGCCGACCTGTTCGCGCTGCGCAAGGCGGGCATCATCTACAGCCGCAACGCCAACCCCACCCAGCAGATCCTCGAAGAGCGCGTGGCTCTGCTCGAAGGCGGTGTCAGCGCGGTCGCGGTCGCTTCGGGGCAGGCGGCCGTCGCTGTCACGCTGTTGGCCCTGGCGCATCGCGGTGGGCACATCGTCGCCGCGCACCAGCTCTACGGCGGCACGATCGACCTGTTGCAGGAGACGCTCGACGACTTCGGCATCGGCGTCACGTTCGTCGACCAGGACGACCTCGACGCGTGGCGCGACGCGATCACGCCGCAGACGCGGGTGGTGTTCGCCGAGACGGTCGCCAACCCGATCGCCCAGGTGCTCGATATCCGTGCGGTCGCCGACATCGCGCACGAGGCCGGGGTGCCCCTGGTGATCGACAGCACCGTCGGCACGCCGCATCTGATCCGACCGGGTGAGCACGGAGCCGACTTCGTGGTGCATTCGGCGACGAAGTTCCTCTCGGGGCATGGCAGCTCGCTCGGCGGTGTCGTGGTCGACCTGGGCACGTTCGACTTCGGTGCGGATGCTGCCCGCTGGCCGCAGTTCACCGGCCCTTACTCCCGCTTCGGCGACATGGTGCTGTGGGACCGCTTCGGTCAGGGCCAGGCGTTCGCGGCGCTGGTCAAATCGAAGTACGTGCACGACCTCGGCCCGTCGATCTCACCGTTCAACGCCTGGCAGATCCTGCAGGGTATCGAGACCCTCGACCTGCGCGTCGGGCGTCAGAGCGCCACCGCGCAGCGGGTCGCCGAGCACTTGGCCGCGCACCCCGCGGTCAGCGCCGTGCACCACCCCGGATTGCCGGGCAGCCCGTGGCATCCGCTCGCCGAACGCTACCTGCCGCGCGGAGTGCCCTCGGTGTTCTCGTTCGACCTCGCCGGACCACAGGATGAGACCTCGTTCGACCGGGTCGCCGAGGTCTTCGGCGCGCTGCGCGTCTTCCGCCTGGTGGCGAACATCGGCGACGCTCGCAGCCTGGTCGCACACCCGGCGTCCATGACCCACGGCCACCTCACCGCTGACCAGCGCGCCGCCGCGGGTATCTCGCTGACCACGATCCGCGTCTCGGCCGGTCTCGAAGACCCGGCCGACCTCATCGCCGACCTCGATCGCGCGCTCGCGCTGACCTGA
- a CDS encoding ABC transporter permease, with the protein MPFLLRRAGQAAIVLIAAFTATFFLLQLLPGDAVLIKFTDPSLGLSAAQIDDIRAAYGADLPWWQQYLHTLGGFLVGDFGYSTQYGTPVAAMLAEALPQTLLLAGLGLALAVLLAIGIAALSALAPFGWLRNAIRQAPALFVAVPVFWLGILLIQVFSFGLGWVPVIGADPAAALVLPVLTLAVPISAPLAQVLVRSIDQVQAAPFITVVRAKGAPPAWVLTRSVARNASLPALTIAGVLFGELIGGAVVTETVFGRTGIGRLTEQAVTNQDIPVLQAIVLLSALGFVIVSLAVDLIAPVIDPRLRPPARRDARRATPAAAVTARTQEVIA; encoded by the coding sequence ATGCCCTTCCTGCTTCGGCGGGCCGGACAGGCGGCGATCGTTCTGATCGCCGCCTTCACGGCCACGTTCTTCCTGCTGCAACTCCTGCCCGGCGATGCCGTGCTGATCAAGTTCACCGACCCGAGCCTCGGGTTGTCCGCGGCGCAGATCGACGACATCCGGGCCGCGTACGGCGCGGACCTGCCGTGGTGGCAGCAGTACCTGCACACGCTCGGCGGCTTCCTCGTCGGCGACTTCGGGTACTCGACCCAGTACGGCACCCCCGTTGCGGCGATGCTCGCCGAAGCGCTGCCGCAGACGCTGCTGCTGGCAGGTCTCGGTCTCGCACTTGCGGTACTGCTGGCGATCGGGATCGCCGCGCTGTCTGCACTGGCGCCGTTCGGATGGCTGCGCAACGCGATCCGTCAGGCGCCGGCGCTGTTCGTCGCCGTACCGGTGTTCTGGCTGGGCATCCTGCTCATCCAGGTGTTCTCGTTCGGACTCGGCTGGGTGCCCGTGATCGGAGCTGACCCGGCCGCAGCCCTGGTCCTGCCCGTGCTCACCCTGGCCGTGCCGATCTCGGCACCACTGGCGCAGGTGCTGGTGCGCTCGATCGATCAGGTGCAGGCCGCCCCCTTCATCACCGTGGTGCGGGCCAAGGGTGCGCCGCCGGCGTGGGTGCTCACCCGGTCGGTCGCTCGCAACGCGAGTCTGCCCGCACTGACCATCGCCGGCGTGCTGTTCGGCGAGTTGATCGGTGGTGCCGTGGTGACCGAGACAGTGTTCGGGCGCACCGGCATCGGGCGACTGACCGAACAGGCCGTCACCAACCAGGACATCCCGGTGCTGCAGGCGATCGTGCTGCTGTCGGCACTCGGCTTCGTGATCGTCAGCCTTGCCGTTGACCTCATCGCCCCCGTGATCGACCCGCGCCTGCGCCCGCCCGCGCGGCGCGACGCGCGCCGCGCAACGCCGGCCGCAGCGGTGACGGCACGCACCCAGGAGGTGATCGCATGA
- a CDS encoding putative FMN-dependent luciferase-like monooxygenase translates to MTAPTLAFFTRLLDDAAPRQRYTHALEQIQRAERHGIGRAWVAQHHFHAAEGGLPSPLVFLAHAAAHTSRIRLGTGIITLPIEDPVRVAEDAVVADLLSDGRLDLGLGSGGTPTSFPPFGQDVRDKTAVYDAKLVALLNALRGGDVGVGNTLYPDAAELADRIWQATFSSFGGHRAGEHGHGLLLSRTQPRRGVDPYTPLAQVQDPIIDEYLAALPEGATPRITASRTVFVADDRAEALRFAEVGLRRGAESLRRQGQEFPDDSLEALITLTDTHLGTPDEVAASLAQDRTLDRATEVAFQVHSVDAPHEHVLRSIELIADEVAPALGWSTGLQTVGAHDEEAGA, encoded by the coding sequence ATGACCGCACCCACACTCGCGTTCTTCACGCGGCTGCTCGACGACGCCGCGCCACGACAGCGCTACACCCACGCGCTGGAGCAGATCCAGCGCGCCGAACGACACGGCATCGGCCGCGCCTGGGTGGCGCAGCACCACTTCCACGCGGCCGAAGGCGGACTGCCGTCGCCGTTGGTGTTCCTCGCTCACGCCGCAGCGCACACCTCGCGCATCCGCCTGGGTACCGGCATCATCACGCTGCCTATCGAAGACCCGGTGCGCGTCGCCGAGGACGCCGTGGTCGCCGACCTGCTCTCGGACGGACGCCTCGACCTGGGACTCGGCAGCGGGGGAACGCCCACGTCATTCCCACCCTTCGGGCAGGACGTGCGCGACAAGACCGCCGTGTACGACGCCAAGCTCGTCGCGCTGCTGAACGCGCTGCGCGGTGGTGACGTCGGTGTCGGCAACACCCTGTATCCGGATGCCGCAGAGCTGGCCGACCGCATCTGGCAGGCCACCTTCTCGTCGTTTGGCGGACACCGCGCCGGCGAACACGGGCACGGACTGCTGCTCTCGCGCACCCAGCCCCGCCGCGGTGTCGACCCCTACACACCGCTCGCGCAGGTGCAGGATCCGATCATCGACGAGTACCTCGCGGCGCTGCCGGAAGGGGCGACGCCCCGCATCACCGCGTCACGCACCGTGTTCGTCGCCGATGACCGCGCCGAGGCCCTGCGCTTCGCCGAGGTCGGCCTACGGCGCGGAGCTGAGAGCCTGCGCCGGCAAGGTCAGGAGTTCCCCGACGACTCGCTCGAAGCGCTCATCACGCTCACCGACACGCACTTGGGCACCCCCGACGAGGTGGCAGCCTCGCTCGCCCAGGACCGCACCCTCGACCGTGCCACCGAGGTGGCCTTCCAGGTGCACTCCGTCGACGCCCCGCATGAGCACGTGCTGCGGTCGATCGAACTGATCGCCGACGAGGTCGCGCCCGCACTCGGGTGGAGCACCGGGCTGCAGACGGTGGGCGCACACGATGAGGAGGCCGGCGCATGA
- a CDS encoding NYN domain-containing protein has protein sequence MAESTGRVAVYLDFDNIVIGWYDRVHGRNAYGKDRQRIAENPNDPEVAERLKQAAIEVGAIIDYASSFGTLVLTRAYADWSSPINAEYRSQLVARAVDLVQLFPAAAYAKNGADIRLAVDAVEDMFRLPDLTHVVIVAGDSDYVPLAQRCRRLGRYVVGVGVAGSTAKSLAAACDEFDSYDSLPGVVRPAQKADAAAGATAKDAKSRPETKAAARTRRARSSAKTDEQTEATALLERALRLGHDKADADEWLHASAVKTQMRRMDPSFSEKALGFRSFNDFLKSRDDVSELSEEGHERMIRLREA, from the coding sequence ATGGCCGAGAGCACCGGACGCGTCGCCGTCTACCTCGATTTCGACAACATCGTCATCGGCTGGTACGACCGGGTGCACGGCCGCAACGCGTACGGCAAGGATCGCCAGCGCATCGCCGAGAACCCGAACGACCCCGAGGTGGCCGAGCGGCTGAAGCAGGCGGCGATCGAGGTCGGGGCGATCATCGATTACGCCTCGTCGTTCGGCACGCTCGTGCTGACCAGGGCCTACGCCGACTGGTCGTCGCCGATCAACGCCGAGTACCGTTCTCAGCTGGTGGCCAGGGCAGTCGACCTCGTGCAGCTCTTCCCCGCGGCCGCGTACGCCAAGAACGGCGCCGACATCCGTCTGGCGGTCGACGCCGTCGAAGACATGTTCCGGCTGCCCGATCTCACCCATGTGGTGATCGTCGCCGGTGACAGCGACTACGTGCCGCTGGCGCAGCGCTGCCGGAGACTGGGCCGGTACGTCGTCGGCGTGGGGGTCGCCGGGTCGACGGCGAAGTCGCTCGCCGCGGCATGCGACGAGTTCGATTCGTACGATTCTCTGCCCGGCGTCGTGCGTCCCGCGCAGAAGGCGGATGCTGCCGCCGGCGCCACGGCCAAGGACGCCAAGAGCCGCCCAGAGACGAAGGCCGCGGCCAGAACGCGTCGCGCCCGTTCGTCGGCGAAGACCGATGAGCAGACCGAGGCCACCGCACTGCTGGAGCGGGCGCTGCGACTCGGCCACGACAAGGCGGATGCCGATGAATGGCTGCACGCGTCTGCGGTGAAGACGCAGATGCGACGGATGGATCCCTCGTTCAGCGAGAAGGCACTCGGGTTCCGGTCGTTCAACGACTTCCTCAAGTCGCGCGACGACGTCTCGGAGCTGTCCGAAGAAGGTCACGAGCGCATGATCCGACTGCGCGAGGCGTGA
- a CDS encoding Gfo/Idh/MocA family protein: protein MTGLRWGILATGGIAAAFASDLRTAGLDLVAVGSRSQESADAFATRFDIPRAHGSYEALAADPEVDIIYVATPHPMHHADARLALEHGKHALVEKAFTVNRAEAEDLQALAAEKGLLVMEAMWTRYLPHMVRIREILAAGTLGEIRTVFADHTQKLPTDPAHRLNALELGGGALLDLGIYPVSFIWDVLGAPESIQATARLIETGADAEVATLMTHAGGAVSTSVSSSRAAGPNTAAIVGTDARIEIDRIFYAPTTFRVIAPDGTVIEEYVSQVEGRGMQYQAFAAEGAVAHGDPAGSILALPVAESVAIMGTLDEIRRQIGVTYPSER, encoded by the coding sequence ATGACTGGACTTCGCTGGGGCATCCTCGCCACGGGCGGCATCGCCGCCGCTTTCGCATCCGACCTGCGCACTGCCGGTCTCGACCTCGTCGCGGTGGGCTCACGCAGCCAGGAGTCCGCCGACGCTTTCGCCACGCGCTTCGACATCCCCCGCGCACACGGGTCGTACGAGGCACTCGCGGCCGACCCCGAAGTCGACATCATCTACGTCGCAACGCCCCATCCGATGCACCATGCCGATGCCCGTCTCGCGCTCGAGCACGGCAAGCACGCCCTGGTCGAGAAGGCGTTCACCGTGAACCGCGCCGAGGCCGAAGACCTGCAGGCGCTCGCCGCTGAGAAGGGCCTGCTCGTCATGGAGGCGATGTGGACCCGCTACCTGCCCCACATGGTGCGCATCCGTGAGATCCTCGCCGCGGGCACTCTCGGTGAGATCCGCACGGTGTTCGCCGACCACACCCAGAAGCTGCCCACCGACCCCGCACACCGCCTGAACGCACTCGAACTGGGCGGCGGCGCACTGCTCGACCTGGGCATCTACCCGGTCTCGTTCATCTGGGATGTGCTGGGCGCACCCGAGTCGATCCAGGCGACGGCGCGTCTGATCGAGACCGGAGCCGATGCCGAGGTCGCCACGCTCATGACGCACGCCGGGGGCGCGGTCTCGACGAGCGTCTCGTCCTCGCGCGCGGCCGGCCCGAACACCGCGGCGATCGTCGGCACGGATGCCCGCATCGAGATCGACCGGATCTTCTACGCCCCCACGACCTTCCGGGTCATCGCGCCGGACGGCACGGTCATCGAGGAGTACGTCTCGCAGGTCGAGGGACGCGGGATGCAGTACCAGGCCTTCGCGGCCGAGGGCGCCGTCGCACACGGAGACCCGGCCGGTTCGATCCTGGCATTGCCCGTCGCCGAGAGCGTCGCCATCATGGGCACACTCGATGAGATCCGCCGCCAGATCGGCGTGACCTACCCGAGCGAGCGCTGA
- a CDS encoding CMD domain protein, with protein MTLDVVDTIAGTSPAVVALRARRPQTRAQLQASFDALFSPVSTAHVTQLERELVAAFATRLTGVDRTSSFYADRALAADAAVARIVIDQAVHATTTGPFGSYIEVGLQGENTDGERYAPGPDVVHALGGRLAAALAHTHLLVYRPREAGTDDLDRLLQAGWDENGIVTLSQLVAFLAFQQRVVSGLRALDAVGVGIATDSDEEDAA; from the coding sequence ATGACGCTCGATGTGGTCGACACCATCGCGGGCACCTCACCCGCCGTCGTCGCGCTGCGCGCCCGCCGTCCGCAGACCCGCGCGCAGCTGCAGGCGAGTTTCGACGCCCTGTTCTCACCGGTGTCGACGGCGCATGTCACGCAGCTCGAGCGCGAGCTCGTGGCCGCGTTCGCCACCCGCCTGACCGGTGTGGATCGCACCTCGTCGTTCTACGCCGACCGAGCGCTCGCCGCCGATGCCGCCGTCGCCAGGATCGTGATCGACCAGGCGGTTCACGCGACGACCACGGGGCCGTTCGGCTCATACATCGAGGTCGGACTGCAGGGGGAGAACACCGACGGAGAACGGTACGCACCGGGTCCGGACGTCGTGCACGCGCTTGGCGGTCGGCTGGCCGCCGCGCTCGCGCACACGCACCTGCTGGTGTACCGCCCGCGCGAAGCCGGCACCGACGATCTCGATCGGCTGCTGCAGGCCGGTTGGGACGAGAACGGCATCGTCACGCTGTCGCAGCTCGTGGCATTCCTGGCGTTTCAGCAGCGGGTGGTGTCGGGGCTGCGGGCGCTCGACGCCGTCGGTGTCGGCATCGCCACCGATTCAGACGAGGAGGATGCCGCATGA
- a CDS encoding dipeptide ABC transporter ATP-binding protein, producing the protein MSVLTIDGLRVSYAAPEGRRAVVHGVSLEIGEGETLALVGESGSGKSTTAQAVLGLLPHGGRTDSGRVLLGGLDISGWSERALRTIRGTQVGFVPQDPVTSLDPVRTIGAQVGEALRLHGHRDRRARQARVIELLDRVGIDDPDLRARQYPHELSGGMRQRVLIASAVALRPRLLIADEPTSALDATVQRRVLDLMDELRTQEGTSILLVTHDLGVAADHAQHLVVLQGGRVVEQGRSAEVLSAPADGYTRQLLADAPAFASGFRNAQAPNFLRDAAVAAAENPNAITATGLVKSFESRGRAPFRAVDDVSFRVRKGTTHALVGESGSGKTTTARLITRFQHPDAGAITIDGTDVTHAAGKDLRALRRRIQLVYQNPFASLDPRQRIEDIVAEPLVNFRIGTKAERRDRAVDLLDRVALPSDVARRTPRELSGGQRQRVAIARALAIDPDIIVLDEAVSALDVTVQARILELLASLQSELGLTYLFISHDLAVVRGISHTVSVMRHGRIVEDGPTQRIFEDPQHDYTRELLAAVPGRSEVHA; encoded by the coding sequence ATGAGCGTGCTCACCATCGATGGGCTCCGGGTGTCGTACGCGGCCCCCGAAGGACGACGCGCGGTCGTGCACGGCGTCTCGCTCGAGATCGGCGAGGGAGAGACCCTCGCCCTAGTCGGGGAATCCGGGTCGGGCAAGTCGACCACCGCGCAGGCCGTGCTCGGCCTGCTACCGCACGGCGGACGGACGGACAGCGGCCGGGTGCTGCTGGGCGGGCTCGATATCTCGGGCTGGTCCGAACGGGCCCTGCGCACGATCCGCGGCACCCAGGTGGGCTTCGTGCCCCAGGACCCCGTGACCTCGCTCGATCCCGTGCGCACGATCGGCGCGCAGGTCGGCGAGGCGCTGCGGCTGCACGGCCACCGTGACCGCAGAGCACGTCAGGCCCGCGTGATCGAACTGCTCGACCGCGTGGGCATCGACGACCCCGACCTGCGCGCCAGGCAGTACCCGCACGAGCTGTCGGGCGGCATGCGGCAACGCGTGCTCATCGCCAGCGCCGTCGCCCTGCGCCCACGGCTGCTGATCGCCGACGAGCCCACCAGTGCGCTCGACGCGACCGTGCAACGCCGCGTGCTCGACCTGATGGACGAGCTGCGGACGCAGGAGGGCACCAGCATTCTGCTCGTGACCCACGACCTCGGTGTCGCCGCCGACCACGCGCAGCACCTCGTCGTGCTGCAGGGCGGTCGTGTCGTCGAGCAGGGGAGGAGCGCCGAGGTGCTCAGCGCCCCGGCCGACGGCTACACGCGTCAGCTGCTCGCCGACGCCCCGGCGTTCGCCAGCGGATTCCGCAACGCGCAGGCGCCGAACTTCCTGCGCGACGCGGCCGTGGCCGCGGCGGAGAACCCGAACGCGATCACCGCGACAGGGCTCGTGAAGAGCTTCGAGAGCCGCGGGCGAGCGCCCTTCCGCGCCGTCGACGACGTGTCGTTCCGCGTGCGCAAGGGCACCACGCACGCGCTGGTCGGGGAGTCCGGTTCGGGCAAGACGACCACGGCGCGACTGATCACCCGCTTCCAGCATCCGGATGCCGGTGCCATCACGATCGACGGGACCGACGTCACCCACGCCGCGGGCAAGGACCTGCGCGCGCTCCGCCGCCGCATCCAACTCGTCTACCAGAACCCGTTCGCCTCGCTGGATCCGCGCCAGCGGATCGAGGACATCGTGGCCGAGCCGCTGGTCAACTTCCGCATCGGCACGAAGGCGGAACGGCGCGACCGCGCCGTCGACCTGCTCGATCGGGTCGCGCTGCCCTCCGATGTCGCGCGGCGCACGCCCCGCGAGCTCTCGGGCGGGCAACGACAGCGCGTCGCCATCGCCCGCGCGCTCGCGATCGATCCCGACATCATCGTGCTCGACGAAGCGGTGTCGGCGTTGGACGTGACCGTGCAGGCACGCATCCTCGAACTGCTCGCCTCGCTGCAGTCCGAACTCGGCCTCACCTACCTGTTCATCTCGCACGACCTCGCCGTCGTGCGCGGCATCAGTCACACCGTCTCGGTGATGCGGCACGGACGCATCGTCGAGGACGGCCCCACTCAGCGGATCTTCGAAGACCCGCAGCACGACTACACCCGGGAACTGCTCGCGGCGGTTCCCGGCCGATCGGAGGTACACGCATGA